The following are encoded together in the Cervus elaphus chromosome 23, mCerEla1.1, whole genome shotgun sequence genome:
- the LOC122681990 gene encoding mitochondrial import receptor subunit TOM20 homolog, translated as MVGRNSAIAAGVCGALFIGYCIYFDRKRRSDPNFKNRLRERRKKQKLAKERAGLSKLPDLKDAEAVQKFFLEEIQLGEELLAQGEYEKGVDHLTNAIAVCGQPQQLLQVLQQTLPPPVFQMLLTKLPTISQRIVSAQSLAEDDVE; from the coding sequence ATGGTGGGCCGGAACAGCGCCATCGCCGCCGGCGTGTGCGGGGCCCTTTTCATCGGTTACTGCATTTATTTCGACCGCAAGAGACGGAGTGACCCCAACTTCAAGAACAGGCTGCGAGAacgaagaaagaaacaaaagcttgCCAAGGAGAGAGCTGGGCTTTCCAAGTTACCTGACCTTAAAGATGCTGAAGCCGTTCAGAAATTCTTTCTAGAAGAAATACAGCTTGGTGAAGAATTACTAGCTCAAGGTGAATATGAGAAGGGTGTGGACCATCTGACAAATGCAATTGCTGTGTGTGGACAGCCACAGCAGTTACTGCAAGTGTTGCAACAAACTCTTCCACCACCAGTGTTCCAGATGCTTCTGACTAAGCTCCCAACAATTAGTCAGAGAATTGTAAGTGCTCAGAGCTTGGCTGAAGATGATGTGGAATAA